Proteins from one Telopea speciosissima isolate NSW1024214 ecotype Mountain lineage chromosome 1, Tspe_v1, whole genome shotgun sequence genomic window:
- the LOC122640855 gene encoding replication factor C subunit 2-like, whose amino-acid sequence MAPVLQSSQPWVEKYRPKQVKDVAHQEEVVRVLTNTLETANCPHMLFYGPPGTGKTTTALAIAHQLFGPELYKSRVLELNASDDRGINVVRTKIKDFAAVAVASGARQGGYPCPPYKIIILDEADSMTEDAQNALRRTMETYSKVTRFFFICNYISRIIEPLASRCAKFRFKPLSEDVMSSRILHICREEGLNLDSEALSTLSSISQGDLRRAITYLQGAARLFGSSISAKDLISVSGVIPQDVVLALFAACRSGDFELANKEVNNIIAEGYPVSQMFSQLFEVVVGADDISDEQKARICKRFAEADKRLIDGADEYLQLMDVTSNTMRALCNMPEEFSYE is encoded by the exons atggcgcCTGTGTTGCAGAGTTCTCAGCCTTGGGTGGAGAAATA TCGACCAAAGCAAGTGAAGGATGTAGCTCACCAGGAAGAGGTAGTTCGGGTCCTCACCAATACCCTCGAGACTGCGAAT TGCCCCCACATGCTCTTCTATGGTCCTCCTGGAACCGGCAAGACTACTACAGCGCTCGCTATTGCCCATCAGCTGTTTGG ACCTGAACTTTACAAATCTAGAGTGCTAGAGCTCAATGCAAGTGATGACCGCGGGATCAATGTTGTTCGAACCAAGATCAAGGattttgctgctgttgctgtaGCTTCTGGTGCTCGTCAGGG GGGTTATCCATGCCCACCCTACAAAATCATTATCCTAGATGAGGCTGATTCAATGACTGAAGATGCTCAG AATGCATTGCGTCGTACGATGGAAACTTACTCCAAAGTTACAAGATTCTTTTTCATCTGTAATTATATCAGCAG GATAATAGAGCCACTTGCTTCTAGATGTGCCAAGTTTAGGTTCAAACCACTTTCAGAAGACGTCATGAGCAGCCGCATTTTGCACATTTGTAGAGAAGAGGGCCTCAATCTGGATTCAGAG GCTCTTTCAACCTTAAGTTCAATCTCTCAGGGTGATCTTCGACGGGCCATAACATACTTGCAG GGAGCTGCTCGTTTGTTTGGCTCATCGATTTCTGCTAAGGACCTAATAAGTGTCTCTGGG GTCATTCCACAGGATGTTGTTCTGGCTCTCTTTGCAGCTTGCAGAAGTGGTGATTTTGAATTGGCAAACAAGGAAGTCAATAATATAATTGCAGAGGGATATCCAGTTTCTCAGATGTTTTCCCAG TTGTTCGAGGTAGTTGTGGGAGCAGATGATATATCAGATGAACAAAAGGCAAGAATCTGCAAGAGATTTGCTGAAGCAGATAAG CGTCTTATCGATGGAGCAGATGAATATTTGCAGTTGATGGATGTAACCAGCAATACAATGCGAGCCCTTTGTAACATGCCAGAAGAGTTCTCCTATGAGTAA
- the LOC122640847 gene encoding pentatricopeptide repeat-containing protein At2g27610-like produces MAKQLSFALKQCVNSKFTASVKMVHAHSLKLGSLSDVHLCTHALNAYRRCGVVLDACQLFDEISAEDEQHVLLDVVCWNSIISGCVQNRWDEEAFCRFKHMQFYHSHNSSCDNLEDLRPDSYTLSSLLSSNYCLERSISPGEQLHGYATKTAILSSLSVGNALITLYAKWGNLNESRLVFKSMAGLNIVSWTALISGHAQLEGQEEESLRMFVIMMREGEQQPNQFTLASVFSACGRLASFSQGVPFVTIALKLGLLSDIHVQNSLVGFYSECGSMEVAEVVFNAITNPDLVSWNSLLKGYSHQGTAEKALKVFEEMSMRGTTPDTITFLAILSACRHTGMVSLGLSLFRSMKAEYQIEPEAEHISCIVDLLGRAGQLQQAEELISGIQQKLGPSVWRTLLGACRLHGQGELAELAASRLLELEPCDAEAHIVLSHIYAANGRWEMVAKLRRSLKEKGVVKEPGYSWIEVGNQVHSFMAADSNHQQIDAIYKTLRLLTKHTKEQNIEVPLQKP; encoded by the coding sequence ATGGCGAAGCAGCTTTCATTTGCTCTCAAGCAGTGTGTGAACTCAAAGTTCACTGCATCGGTCAAGATGGTTCATGCCCATTCTCTTAAACTAGGCAGTCTATCAGACGTACATCTTTGCACGCATGCACTGAATGCATACCGCAGGTGTGGGGTTGTGCTTGATGCATGCCAACTGTTCGACGAAATTTCTGCTGAGGATGAGCAACACGTATTATTGGATGTAGTATGTTGGAATTCAATAATATCGGGGTGTGTACAGAATAGATGGGATGAAGAGGCCTTCTGCCGTTTCAAACACATGCAGTTCTACCATTCTCATAATAGCAGCTGCGACAATTTGGAGGACCTACGTCCTGACTCATATACACTCTCAAGTCTATTGTCCTCCAACTACTGCCTAGAGAGAAGCATCAGCCCTGGTGAACAGCTTCATGGATATGCCACCAAGACTGCCATTCTATCGAGCCTTTCTGTAGGGAATGCTCTGATAACCCTGTATGCCAAATGGGGTAACCTTAACGAATCAAGGCTTGTTTTCAAATCTATGGCAGGACTAAATATTGTATCATGGACTGCATTGATATCAGGCCATGCTCAACTTGAAGGTCAAGAAGAAGAGTCTCTTAGGATGTTTGTCATTATGATGAGAGAAGGGGAACAGCAACCAAACCAGTTCACACTTGCCTCCGTTTTCAGTGCATGTGGGAGATTGGCTTCCTTCTCTCAGGGGGTGCCATTTGTCACAATTGCCTTGAAGTTGGGCCTTCTTTCTGACATCCATGTCCAGAATTCACTTGTAGGGTTCTACTCAGAATGTGGCTCTATGGAAGTAGCTGAGGTTGTATTCAATGCTATAACTAATCCTGATCTTGTATCTTGGAATTCTCTCCTTAAAGGTTACTCCCACCAAGGGACAGCTGAAAAAGCACTCAAAGTTTTTGAGGAGATGAGCATGAGAGGTACGACACCAGACACAATCACTTTTCTCGCCATCCTGTCTGCATGCAGACACACAGGGATGGTGTCACTAGGTCTAAGCCTCTTCAGAAGCATGAAGGCAGAGTATCAAATTGAGCCAGAGGCAGAGCATATTTCTTGCATTGTTGACCTCTTGGGACGTGCTGGACAGCTTCAACAGGCAGAAGAGCTTATCAGTGGTATCCAACAAAAACTTGGTCCTTCAGTGTGGCGTACACTGCTTGGAGCCTGCCGATTACATGGCCAGGGAGAACTAGCAGAATTAGCGGCATCAAGACTTCTAGAATTGGAGCCTTGTGATGCAGAAGCTCACATTGTGCTCTCCCACATCTATGCAGCAAATGGGAGGTGGGAAATGGTGGCAAAACTTAGACGCTCACTCAAGGAGAAAGGAGTGGTAAAGGAGCCTGGCTACAGCTGGATTGAGGTTGGGAACCAGGTGCACTCCTTTATGGCAGCAGACTCAAACCATCAACAGATAGATGCCATTTACAAGACACTGCGGCTACTTACTAAACATACCAAAGAACAGAATATTGAGGTTCCACTACAGAAACCGTGA